From the genome of Fusobacterium perfoetens:
TGAATTCCTTATCAGCTTTTCCATAAGTTAATGCCTCAAGCAATTTGTCTTGTGCTTGTTCTAGTGTTAAACTTGCTATTGGTAAGGTTTCTCTTTGTTCCTTAAAACTATTAACATTTTTTCCAGATAAAGAGTGTGTATAAGCCTTATTTAGTAATTTAACTATATAAGGATTTCCCATTATTTCTTTATAAGCTGACTGCATTTTAGGGTCATCTTTAATTAAATCTTTAACATAACCACCGATAGCCTTATAATTTTTCTTTTCCTGTACGGTTAAGATTTCTGATAACTCTTTTTCAATATCTTTCTTAGTTCTCTCTTCTTCCTTAGTTAGATTTCCAAATTCCTCATCTAATAAAAATTCAATCTGCTCTTGGTTAAAGCCTTTTCCAGAAAGTTTTTCAGCTAAATTTTCAAAATTATTTCTGATAGTCTCGTTTGTTAAATCAATTCTATCTTTATATTTTGTTAAATCAAAGCCACCTATTTTATAAAGGTCATCAGTTTCTAAATCTAATTCATCAGGATTGAATTCTTGATTTTCTTCCTGTTGTTCTTCCTCTTGATGTTCCTCAGAATTTTCTTCCGGTACTTCTTCAAGTTCATTATCTACAACAGTATCATCAATCTGTTCATTCGTTTCTGTAGTTTCTTCAATAATTTCTGTTATCTCTTCTGCCATAATTATTCACCTCCCTTTTTAATCATTTTATTTCTGGTAAATGCTAAATCTGTTTTAAGTTTCATTATGAGATCCCTTCTTTCAGGATATTTCTTTTTTAATATGAACTCTTTTTCTCTATCAGCATAATCTGCTAAAATACATCTCTCTATTAACTCAAATATGTCTTTATCTGCAGCGAACTTGATTAATAATTTTTCATATTCTGGTGTCTGTCGTTCTAACATTCTATCCTCCTATTAATTGCTCAATTTGAGGATTTAGAGCCTCATTATTTATATTTCCTAATGCTTGCATTTTCTGAATTTGCTCTGCTTGTGTTATGCCTTGATTAATAGTTTCTTTTTCAGGTACCACACTAAGATTAACAAGCATTTTTTCAGCACTCCATCTTGTGAACTCTGGAATATTTAAAAGATTTTTCTTTAATTCTTCTCCTACAAGTCTAGCATTTAAAGAATACCAATTTACAGTATTCATTACTTCTTCATATCCGGCTGACTTAGTAAGTTCATTTACATATGTTATCTGGCTTACATCTAAATCTTCATCTTTTATGGATATGATTCCTCTTTCAACTAATATTAAATAGGCATCCATAAAAGTTACTGATAATAATTCTGTATTTAATAGCTCATAAGTTCCCGAAAATTCTTTCCGGAACATTTCATGCCGTAAACTCATTTCAGTAGCACTTCTATTTTTAGTATCTCCAACATCTCCAAGAGGCTGTGCCATGAAAACTTCTCTTATCCTTTGCCTGCAGTCTTGAATATCTTGGTCAACAGGTATAAGATTAGTTCCCAAACCTATAGGTTCTATTCCCATATTGTCATCTGGGCTGTTCCCATACCCTAAAGGATTTACTGCTCCGGGGCTTAAATCTACTTTATACATTAAGTCAAGATTTCCTCTAAATCCTACAGGTGGAGTGACAATAACTTTAGAATGGTCTTTTCTTAGGTTTTTGTATTCTTCCAAATCTTCAAACAGTTCTACATTTTCTGCTCCTATTCCAAGTCCCCATGGATTAGAGTTTATAATACTCCATCTAAAAACACGGAATGGATGGAAATTTAAAAATTCTTCTGCATAAATTTCATCATATTTTTCATCAGATATAATGTGGTGATACACTGTTTCTGATTTTTCCTCATCAAACTCTGGTATTACAGTTTCAAGAATATTTCTCTTTTCAGAAATATCTTCTTCATCTGTAAGTTCTGGTATATTAAATCCATTCATATATCCAAACATATCCTTTAACTGTTCAAGTGTTTTTTCTGGATATACTTTAAATGTTAATGTAGGCTTTCCAAAACTATCTTCCAATGTATAAAAGTTATCCGGAGAAATATATTCATATGTGAATGGCTTTGTCGCTGATTTTAATAAAACAGTTTTTCTTATTCCTGTACCTACATTTTCACAATCTCTCATAGCTTTTGCAGTTTCTACATACATATTTGAATTATTTATATATTTACAAACAGTTTCACTATTTCTCTGCATTGATTTATTTGATTCACTGATAGCTTGTTCTGATGATTCCTTATCTACATCATATTTACTAGCATATGCCAGAGGATTTATTTCTAATACTCCCCATGTCCCGTTTCTTGAGAAAAGAGAAGACATTATAAAATTATTTAGAAATCTCATAGAAGTTAATATTGTTGAATCTATCTTTCTTTTTTCATGTTTTTCTCTTTTTCCACTGTCTGAAATTTTAAAAAGCGGATCTGTTAATTCATAGGTTTTATTATATAAAGTCTTAATATCATCTTTATAATCTTTGGCAAGTGTAAATAATTGTCTTAATTTTTCTGTATTCATTATTTTCTCAGCCCCGTTCTAAAAGCTTTTTTTAATTTGTCTTCTTCGTCATCATCAATAACTTTAGTAGATTGTGAAAAATCAACATTTGTTACAGGCTTATTTTTTTCTTCTTGGATTTGACTGGCTTGATTTAGTCCCTCTGTATCCTGTTTAACTTGCTTTGCAAATTCTTCTTCTCTTTTTCTTGTTTCTTCTTGTTGTCTAAGTCTTTCCTCTGCCTCTCTTCTGGCTCTCTCAGCTTCTTTTTTCTGATCTTTTCCTGTTATTTTATTTACAAATCCTCCCATTGTTACACCTCCTTGAATCTATATATTAAAACTTCTTCGTCTTCTATAATTTCACTTAATATTCCATATTTTCTAAAATAATTACGAGTTACAGTTAGTAATTTGATTATAGGCTTATTACTTTTAAATACCCATGTATCAATTGTTTTATATTCTGAGATTAACTGTTTAAAAAGTTTTATTATATCAACAAGACTTTCTCTATCTCTAAGTTTGCATACCCCTAAGAAGTTAAACTCCTCTACATACTGTAAATTTACATAATAGCTATTATTTATAAGAAATCCTCTGTCAGAATAAAACTGTTTATCTCCTAAAAAATAAAAAGGATATTCATCTCTTGTAAGACAAATATAGTTTTCTACAATCTCAATTTCTTCTTTACCAAGCTCTTTTATCAAGATAGTTCACTCCTTTTAATTTCTTATAGTAATCTGTTGTCTGCTTAGATAATGAATAAGTATAAATTGCATATCTTACAGCATCTTGCCCATCATCATTAGCTTTTACAGGCATTCCTGTTTTTTCATCCCAGACATAGTTATAAACTTCTTTTAAATAATGCTTACATTTATCAGAAACATAAAACTTTTTCTGTTTCATCAGCTTAGCTACAACTTCAATTCCAGATAAAATAGATTTATCAGCATTATGTGTTCTAAATCCTTCACGTAAAAATCTTGCAACATGTTCTGGTCTTGCAGAATCACAGTAAAAAGGAATATTTCCATATTTATTTATAATTTCTTTTGCTTTATTTACCCAGAAATCTATCTCTTGATGTTGTGCAACTATTTCTTCTACTAACCAATATTCACCATTGGCTGTTATTCCTATAACATATATAGTTCCATAGTGTTCATATCCCCAGTCAACACCAGCCATATAAAAAGAACATTTAGGTATTTCTGATTTGACCATCGCTTTCTGGTCGAAATCCTTATACACAACACCCTCAGAGTTTACCCATTGTCCAAGAATATCTCTGTCGTAGAATAATCCGCTTGGAGTAGCCTTCTTTATACTTTCCACATATATAGGATCTAGAAAACTGTTATCATCTAATTGAAATTGAATTTCTTGAATATTAGGCTGCCCACTTTCTAATAATTCTCCAGATTTATCAATATAATCTGTTTTTATGTAGTGAAATGGATTATCTGGATTGGTGTCTATAAAAATTCTTGCTCCTTCTCCAGAACATCTTGAAATACATTCTTGGACAAATATTTTATTTAATGCTGTTCCCTCATTCAATAAGCAGCCATATGCAGTAAAACCTCTTACAGTTTTCCAACTATCAGAATTTGCTCCTGCTCTTACTAATATCTTATTTCCAAAAAGTTCAAAGGATTTGTAAACATCAAGTTTTATCTCCTTTTCTATAATTTTTTCCATATCATCTAAGATATTTGCTCTTATTGTTGATGAAGTAGCGCCACCGATTATAAACTTGTATCCTTTATTTCTGAATTTAGCGACTAACATTAAGAATTTGACAATTAAGACATAAGTTTTTCCTGTTCTTTTAGCTCCGTGCAAGACAAGTATACGAGCATTATTTTTTAATGCTTTTATTTGTTTATCAGTAAAAACATCTTCAATCATTCAATGCCTCACCTATCTTTTCTAATATTCCTATGACTTTATCATCATTCTCATCATCATTTTCTTTTAATTTTTTCCTATCAATTTCTAATCTCTCTAATCTTTCTATTCTGTTTTTCTCAAATATTAACTGTTCTATTTCTTCAGAAAGTTTTATTTTCTCAAATGTGGCTTTTCCTACATCACCAGAATTTATTTCTTCCTCAATAGAGTACAGAGCCTCTTCATTAAGAGAAAGCCTTTTCAATTTATTAGCTTTTATTCTCTCTCTTTGTTCCTCTCTGAATTTCTTTAAATATTCAAGCTGTGATTGTTGAAGATTTTCTTTAGAACTAATCTTTTTTAAGGTGTCAATACTAGTGCCACTTAGTGCTGCTGCCTCTTTTAATGTATGCCCCTCTTCGACTAGA
Proteins encoded in this window:
- a CDS encoding portal protein, which encodes MNTEKLRQLFTLAKDYKDDIKTLYNKTYELTDPLFKISDSGKREKHEKRKIDSTILTSMRFLNNFIMSSLFSRNGTWGVLEINPLAYASKYDVDKESSEQAISESNKSMQRNSETVCKYINNSNMYVETAKAMRDCENVGTGIRKTVLLKSATKPFTYEYISPDNFYTLEDSFGKPTLTFKVYPEKTLEQLKDMFGYMNGFNIPELTDEEDISEKRNILETVIPEFDEEKSETVYHHIISDEKYDEIYAEEFLNFHPFRVFRWSIINSNPWGLGIGAENVELFEDLEEYKNLRKDHSKVIVTPPVGFRGNLDLMYKVDLSPGAVNPLGYGNSPDDNMGIEPIGLGTNLIPVDQDIQDCRQRIREVFMAQPLGDVGDTKNRSATEMSLRHEMFRKEFSGTYELLNTELLSVTFMDAYLILVERGIISIKDEDLDVSQITYVNELTKSAGYEEVMNTVNWYSLNARLVGEELKKNLLNIPEFTRWSAEKMLVNLSVVPEKETINQGITQAEQIQKMQALGNINNEALNPQIEQLIGG
- a CDS encoding PBSX family phage terminase large subunit; the encoded protein is MIEDVFTDKQIKALKNNARILVLHGAKRTGKTYVLIVKFLMLVAKFRNKGYKFIIGGATSSTIRANILDDMEKIIEKEIKLDVYKSFELFGNKILVRAGANSDSWKTVRGFTAYGCLLNEGTALNKIFVQECISRCSGEGARIFIDTNPDNPFHYIKTDYIDKSGELLESGQPNIQEIQFQLDDNSFLDPIYVESIKKATPSGLFYDRDILGQWVNSEGVVYKDFDQKAMVKSEIPKCSFYMAGVDWGYEHYGTIYVIGITANGEYWLVEEIVAQHQEIDFWVNKAKEIINKYGNIPFYCDSARPEHVARFLREGFRTHNADKSILSGIEVVAKLMKQKKFYVSDKCKHYLKEVYNYVWDEKTGMPVKANDDGQDAVRYAIYTYSLSKQTTDYYKKLKGVNYLDKRAW
- a CDS encoding LuxR C-terminal-related transcriptional regulator, translating into MTDDVSSKDKIIAYLKLGKSNKEIAELCSVSVRTVERHKKSLATNDSDTKNDKRQNDRVKREQAKILVEEGHTLKEAAALSGTSIDTLKKISSKENLQQSQLEYLKKFREEQRERIKANKLKRLSLNEEALYSIEEEINSGDVGKATFEKIKLSEEIEQLIFEKNRIERLERLEIDRKKLKENDDENDDKVIGILEKIGEALND